The following proteins are co-located in the Dehalococcoidia bacterium genome:
- a CDS encoding phosphotransferase, protein MAYAVTDLHCHILPALDDGPETLPEALEMARLLAQEGVHTVVATPHAREVEAAGGREALHQRIEAFRQAVAEAGISLTVVMGAEHFFLPDLIGLVEQGKAISLNGSRYLLVEMDFVHYPPFAEQVVFALRLRGITPVLAHPERQAVLQRQPQRLRRLAELGVLFQITGASLLGGFGGAAQRTAQDMLKEGLVHAIATDAHHAQGPRAPLVRPVMEVVTRWVGQAGAQRLFSANPSAIVHNGEVETPPVPPQRGRLVSLFRRE, encoded by the coding sequence GTGGCCTATGCGGTAACGGATCTCCACTGCCATATCTTGCCCGCCCTGGACGATGGGCCTGAAACCCTCCCCGAAGCCCTGGAGATGGCCCGCCTGTTGGCCCAGGAGGGTGTGCACACAGTGGTGGCCACACCCCACGCCCGCGAGGTGGAGGCCGCCGGCGGACGAGAGGCCCTGCACCAGCGGATAGAAGCATTCCGCCAAGCGGTGGCTGAAGCGGGCATCTCCCTGACGGTGGTGATGGGAGCAGAGCACTTTTTCCTCCCCGACCTCATCGGGCTGGTGGAGCAGGGCAAGGCTATCTCCCTCAACGGCTCCCGCTACCTGCTGGTGGAGATGGACTTTGTCCACTATCCGCCCTTTGCGGAGCAGGTGGTGTTCGCCCTGCGTCTGCGGGGTATCACGCCCGTGCTGGCCCATCCCGAGCGGCAGGCAGTGCTCCAACGTCAGCCCCAGCGCCTGCGGCGGTTGGCCGAGTTGGGCGTCCTCTTTCAGATTACGGGTGCCAGCCTTCTGGGGGGCTTTGGTGGGGCTGCCCAGCGCACTGCACAGGATATGCTCAAAGAGGGCCTCGTCCACGCCATCGCCACCGACGCCCACCACGCCCAAGGCCCTCGCGCCCCCCTGGTACGCCCAGTTATGGAGGTCGTTACACGCTGGGTGGGGCAAGCCGGAGCCCAGCGCCTGTTCAGTGCCAACCCCTCCGCCATCGTCCACA